Proteins encoded by one window of Emticicia oligotrophica DSM 17448:
- the ffh gene encoding signal recognition particle protein, whose product MFENLSDKLNKAFKTLKGQGRISDINVASTVKEVRRALMDADVNYKVAKEVTDRVRDKAIDRKVMIAVEPGQLFVKIVQEELMELMGGQAQSVNLKGSPAVVLIAGLQGSGKTTFSGKFANYLKKQGRQVLLVACDVYRPAAITQLQVLGEQIGVEVFAEPENKNAVEIAKNALSYAKTKGKSIVIVDTAGRLAVDEVMMKEVEEIKKAITPSEILFVVDSMTGQDAVNTAKTFNDRLDFDGVVLTKLDGDARGGAALSIKAVVNKPIKFISTGEKMEALDIFYPDRMASRILGMGDVISLVERAQQAFDEEESRRLNKKMRENKFDLNDFLTQLEQIKKMGNIKDLMGMIPGVGSQIKDIDISNDSFKPIEAIIKSMTPKERSKPDIIDGSRKKRIAAGSGTDIQQVNNLLKQFDQMRSMMKKVNQMQASGKMKAFK is encoded by the coding sequence ATGTTTGAAAATTTAAGTGATAAGCTAAATAAAGCCTTTAAGACCCTCAAAGGGCAAGGTAGAATTTCGGATATTAACGTTGCCTCTACTGTTAAGGAAGTGAGACGTGCCTTAATGGATGCCGACGTAAACTATAAAGTTGCTAAAGAAGTTACTGACCGTGTACGCGATAAAGCCATCGACCGCAAAGTAATGATTGCCGTTGAACCAGGGCAATTATTCGTGAAAATTGTGCAGGAAGAGTTGATGGAGCTTATGGGTGGACAAGCCCAAAGTGTAAACTTGAAAGGCTCTCCCGCCGTGGTTTTGATTGCAGGTTTACAAGGTTCGGGTAAAACGACTTTCTCTGGTAAATTTGCCAATTATCTCAAAAAACAAGGTCGTCAAGTATTACTTGTTGCCTGTGATGTGTATCGTCCTGCGGCCATTACGCAGTTACAAGTACTTGGTGAGCAAATTGGTGTGGAGGTTTTTGCTGAACCAGAAAATAAAAATGCGGTAGAAATTGCAAAAAATGCCCTTAGTTATGCTAAGACTAAAGGCAAAAGTATTGTAATTGTCGATACGGCAGGTCGTTTGGCGGTTGATGAAGTGATGATGAAAGAGGTGGAAGAAATTAAAAAAGCCATCACTCCAAGCGAAATTTTATTTGTAGTTGACTCGATGACTGGGCAGGATGCAGTAAATACTGCAAAGACCTTCAATGATAGACTTGATTTTGATGGCGTTGTATTAACCAAGCTCGACGGTGATGCTCGTGGTGGTGCAGCACTTTCAATTAAAGCAGTTGTAAATAAGCCAATTAAGTTTATTTCAACGGGCGAAAAGATGGAAGCCCTCGATATTTTCTACCCAGACCGTATGGCGAGTAGAATCTTGGGCATGGGTGACGTGATTTCCTTGGTAGAAAGAGCACAACAGGCTTTTGATGAGGAAGAATCACGCCGCTTGAATAAGAAAATGCGTGAGAATAAATTTGACCTCAACGATTTCTTAACTCAATTAGAGCAAATCAAGAAAATGGGTAATATCAAAGATTTGATGGGTATGATTCCGGGGGTAGGTTCACAAATCAAAGATATTGATATCAGCAATGATTCATTCAAGCCAATCGAAGCTATCATCAAATCAATGACTCCAAAGGAGCGTTCGAAACCAGATATTATTGATGGTAGCCGTAAGAAAAGAATTGCCGCTGGTAGTGGAACAGATATTCAGCAAGTAAATAATCTTTTGAAACAATTTGACCAGATGCGTTCGATGATGAAGAAAGTAAATCAAATGCAAGCATCAGGCAAAATGAAAGCTTTCAAATAA
- a CDS encoding DUF1697 domain-containing protein produces the protein MKKYIAFLRGINVGNIRIKMSDLKKAFDDMGFHNATTYLQTGNVVFESDKNISEIKIILEKVLSETFHYQVFVLLYAYDVLAEIVANYPFEQNEASHAYVIFVEGEAVSNELLSIAENVTEEISGGNTVIYWKVPKGESLTTPFAKITAKAKYKSTTTVRNINTLEKMLK, from the coding sequence ATGAAAAAATATATTGCTTTCTTGCGAGGAATAAACGTTGGAAATATCCGAATTAAAATGTCTGATTTGAAAAAAGCTTTCGATGACATGGGTTTTCATAACGCTACTACTTATCTGCAAACTGGCAATGTGGTTTTTGAATCTGATAAAAATATTTCAGAAATAAAAATAATTTTAGAAAAAGTCCTTTCTGAAACCTTTCATTATCAGGTATTTGTACTACTTTATGCGTATGATGTTTTGGCAGAAATTGTAGCAAACTATCCTTTTGAACAAAATGAAGCTTCTCATGCTTATGTGATTTTTGTAGAAGGAGAGGCTGTTTCAAATGAATTATTAAGTATCGCCGAAAATGTAACAGAAGAGATTTCGGGAGGTAATACCGTTATTTATTGGAAAGTACCGAAGGGAGAGAGCTTGACTACTCCTTTTGCTAAAATCACAGCGAAAGCAAAATACAAAAGCACAACAACCGTTCGGAATATCAATACACTCGAAAAAATGCTTAAATAA
- a CDS encoding glycoside hydrolase family 43 protein, producing the protein MKKNLLSLFLTLIFINGLFAQNSTTFTNPLLPSGADPYSFYKDGYYYYTHTQQNRLTIWKTKNLADLKTAESKTIWTPPAGTMYSKELWAPEIHFIQGKWYMYFAGDDGDNNHHRMYVLENPSPDPMKGDWTFKGKVADELADKWAIDGDVFEHREQLYMIWSGWKGDKNGQQNIYIAKMKNPWTITGERSKISGSDFDWEKHGDLNDPNLPHVNVNEGPQILKHGKKLFIIYSASGCWTDFYALGMLTADANADLMSPKSWKKSPEPLFKQSPENKVFAPGHNSFFKSPDGKEDWILYHANSEPNQGCGKFRSPRMQKFTWNADGTPNFGVPVKENEPLAIPSGL; encoded by the coding sequence ATGAAAAAAAACTTACTGAGCCTTTTCCTAACCTTGATATTTATCAATGGCCTATTCGCTCAAAATTCCACTACTTTCACCAATCCATTATTGCCGTCGGGGGCTGATCCGTACAGTTTCTACAAAGATGGTTATTATTATTATACCCATACGCAACAAAATAGGCTGACAATTTGGAAGACAAAAAACTTGGCAGATTTGAAAACTGCTGAATCGAAGACAATTTGGACTCCACCAGCAGGAACCATGTACTCAAAGGAGTTGTGGGCTCCCGAAATTCATTTTATTCAAGGAAAATGGTATATGTATTTTGCAGGAGACGATGGAGATAACAACCATCACCGAATGTATGTATTAGAAAATCCTTCGCCTGACCCAATGAAAGGGGATTGGACTTTTAAAGGAAAAGTAGCTGATGAGTTGGCTGATAAATGGGCGATTGATGGTGATGTATTTGAACATCGTGAACAATTATACATGATTTGGTCGGGCTGGAAAGGAGATAAAAATGGTCAACAAAACATTTATATTGCCAAAATGAAAAATCCTTGGACTATTACGGGCGAACGCTCTAAAATATCAGGTTCGGATTTCGATTGGGAAAAGCACGGCGATTTGAATGACCCTAATCTTCCGCACGTCAATGTAAATGAAGGCCCACAAATTTTGAAACACGGAAAAAAACTATTCATCATTTACTCTGCAAGTGGTTGTTGGACAGATTTTTATGCTCTCGGAATGCTCACCGCCGATGCAAATGCCGATTTGATGAGTCCGAAAAGTTGGAAGAAATCTCCCGAACCATTATTCAAACAATCTCCCGAAAATAAGGTTTTTGCACCAGGTCATAATTCATTCTTCAAATCGCCCGATGGTAAAGAAGATTGGATTCTTTACCATGCGAATTCCGAACCTAACCAAGGTTGTGGGAAATTCCGCTCTCCACGTATGCAAAAATTTACTTGGAATGCCGACGGCACACCGAATTTTGGCGTTCCTGTAAAAGAAAATGAGCCATTGGCCATTCCTTCGGGGTTGTAA
- a CDS encoding PVC-type heme-binding CxxCH protein — MKKTTLSLLILLGMWACSKAPKTLPDEEYGKLTDDDKRKIEHALDGIQVADSDLELTLFASEPMMMNPTNMDIDAQGRVWICEGYNYRNKLNPKNPYNPKGDRILIMEDSDKDGKADKSQVFYQGEDINSALGISVLGNKVIVSCSPNVFLFTDENNDGKADKKEIIFTNLKGVQHDHAIHAFSFGPDGKLYFNGGNEVETLSDKNGKELTDDLGRPFSTYKQGKVFRCDIDGSNVEILGHNFRNNYEVALDSYGRMWQSDNDDDGNKGVRINYVMDYGNYGYKDEITGASWRERRTNWESEIPLRHWHLNDPGVVPNLLQTGAGSPTGMIVYEGKLLPEKYQNQVIHCDAGPNVVRSYPVTKNGAGFTATINNILDGSKRDQWFRPSDVTVAPDGSIFVADWYDPGVGGHAMGDSVRGRIYRIAPKGEAYTVPKFDFTTAEGCVEALQNANISVRYLAWTKLHSLQTQAEEALLKLWKADDSRMRARALWLLGKIKGKEAKYLQEAASDKDEDIRITAIRLSRELSINNMAMLQKLATDPSAQVRREVALAIRHKNTSDAAEIWATLANQYDGKDRWYLEALGISADNQWDSFFAAYLAKAGEKWKTEAAAKDLVWRSRSNDNIFRLAELAKNEKDNLRYFRAFDFQNNTEKTKVLLGMLDGGNAKADVMTLVFKHLEVNSAKNDPLFKSLLPKVLAGITNPADYLDLVKRYEMKDQSERLSTMAMTDSVLGGEAAKIQVKLNGIGALQQLTRSKDEAIVRKAIGVYGGVDEKPVTDFLVTLFNNNKLSLPVREQAMYAMYGWDSEEILWGLVKANKVSEEVLPIAKKILMGTWHSDIRTEAMKMFGADLDKELGDINTLAKLSGNATNGQKVFKMYCTACHLVKGEGVDFGPGLSEIGSKLSKTALYSAILNPSQGISFGYEGFKIKLKDGTETEGIVLSKTENDVNLKAIGSSTPTAIKRSTIVSMKQNEESLMPKFPLQKQEIVDLVEYLGTLKKQ, encoded by the coding sequence ATGAAAAAAACTACACTCTCATTGCTAATACTCTTGGGTATGTGGGCTTGTTCAAAGGCTCCAAAAACTTTACCCGATGAAGAATATGGCAAACTAACCGACGATGATAAACGAAAAATCGAGCATGCACTTGACGGAATTCAGGTGGCTGATTCCGACCTTGAATTGACTCTTTTTGCATCGGAGCCAATGATGATGAATCCTACTAACATGGATATTGATGCTCAAGGTAGAGTGTGGATTTGTGAAGGTTATAATTATAGAAATAAACTTAATCCGAAAAATCCTTATAACCCCAAAGGTGACCGTATCTTGATAATGGAAGATTCGGATAAAGATGGAAAAGCCGATAAAAGTCAAGTTTTTTATCAAGGCGAAGACATTAATTCTGCCCTTGGAATTTCGGTTTTAGGCAATAAAGTTATCGTTTCTTGCTCGCCAAACGTATTTCTTTTTACAGATGAAAATAATGATGGAAAGGCGGATAAAAAAGAAATCATTTTTACCAACCTCAAAGGCGTACAGCACGACCACGCAATTCATGCCTTTTCGTTTGGGCCAGATGGTAAATTATATTTCAATGGTGGGAATGAAGTAGAAACGTTAAGTGATAAAAATGGTAAAGAATTGACCGATGATTTAGGTCGCCCATTTTCTACTTATAAGCAAGGAAAAGTTTTTAGATGTGACATTGATGGCTCAAATGTGGAGATTCTAGGTCATAATTTCCGTAATAACTACGAAGTTGCCCTCGACTCATACGGTCGTATGTGGCAGTCTGATAATGATGATGATGGTAATAAGGGTGTTCGTATCAACTACGTAATGGATTATGGTAATTATGGTTATAAAGATGAAATAACTGGGGCAAGCTGGCGAGAACGCCGTACGAACTGGGAATCAGAAATTCCTCTTCGTCACTGGCACTTAAACGACCCTGGTGTTGTTCCAAATTTACTCCAAACTGGAGCGGGTTCACCAACGGGAATGATTGTCTATGAAGGAAAGCTTTTGCCCGAAAAGTATCAAAATCAAGTCATTCACTGCGATGCTGGCCCGAATGTGGTGCGTTCGTATCCTGTTACAAAAAATGGAGCTGGTTTTACAGCCACTATCAATAATATTTTAGATGGTTCAAAGCGTGACCAATGGTTCCGCCCTTCTGATGTGACGGTTGCTCCTGATGGTTCAATCTTTGTAGCCGACTGGTACGATCCAGGTGTGGGTGGCCACGCAATGGGTGATTCGGTACGTGGAAGAATCTATCGTATTGCTCCTAAGGGCGAAGCATATACAGTACCAAAATTTGATTTCACAACTGCCGAAGGTTGTGTAGAAGCCCTGCAAAATGCCAATATTTCGGTGCGTTATTTGGCTTGGACAAAACTACACTCTCTCCAAACACAAGCAGAAGAAGCTTTATTGAAACTTTGGAAAGCCGATGATTCGAGAATGCGTGCCAGAGCATTGTGGCTTTTAGGGAAAATTAAGGGAAAAGAAGCTAAATATTTACAAGAAGCAGCAAGTGATAAAGATGAAGATATTCGTATCACAGCTATTCGTTTATCGCGTGAATTGAGCATTAATAATATGGCGATGCTACAAAAATTGGCTACCGACCCATCGGCACAAGTGCGTCGTGAAGTGGCTTTAGCGATTCGCCATAAAAACACGTCAGATGCCGCCGAAATTTGGGCAACTTTGGCTAATCAGTATGATGGTAAAGATAGATGGTATTTAGAAGCCTTAGGTATCTCGGCCGATAATCAATGGGATAGTTTTTTTGCAGCTTATTTAGCAAAAGCTGGCGAGAAATGGAAAACCGAGGCTGCTGCCAAAGACCTAGTTTGGCGTAGCCGCTCGAATGATAATATATTTCGTTTAGCTGAATTAGCGAAAAATGAAAAAGATAACCTGCGTTATTTTCGTGCTTTTGATTTTCAGAATAATACTGAAAAAACAAAAGTTTTACTCGGAATGCTTGATGGAGGTAATGCTAAAGCCGATGTAATGACTTTAGTATTCAAGCATTTAGAGGTGAATAGTGCAAAAAATGACCCTTTATTCAAATCTCTTTTACCAAAAGTTTTGGCGGGCATCACTAATCCGGCTGATTACTTAGATTTAGTAAAGAGATACGAAATGAAAGATCAAAGCGAGCGACTAAGTACAATGGCTATGACTGATTCGGTTTTGGGTGGAGAAGCAGCAAAAATTCAGGTAAAACTCAATGGAATTGGGGCATTACAGCAATTAACACGCAGTAAAGATGAAGCTATTGTAAGAAAAGCAATTGGCGTTTACGGTGGGGTTGATGAGAAACCAGTAACAGATTTCTTAGTAACCCTCTTCAATAATAATAAACTTAGTTTACCAGTACGAGAACAGGCAATGTATGCCATGTATGGTTGGGATAGTGAAGAAATACTTTGGGGTTTGGTAAAAGCCAACAAGGTTTCAGAAGAGGTTTTACCAATTGCCAAAAAAATCTTGATGGGAACTTGGCACAGCGATATTCGTACGGAAGCTATGAAAATGTTTGGAGCTGATTTAGATAAAGAACTTGGCGATATAAATACTTTAGCTAAACTTTCGGGAAATGCTACAAACGGACAGAAAGTATTTAAAATGTATTGTACTGCTTGTCACTTAGTAAAAGGCGAAGGTGTTGATTTTGGCCCTGGCTTGAGTGAAATTGGTAGTAAATTATCGAAAACTGCACTTTATTCGGCAATTTTGAATCCAAGTCAAGGTATCAGCTTTGGTTATGAAGGCTTTAAAATCAAGCTTAAAGATGGCACTGAAACCGAAGGCATTGTTCTAAGTAAAACAGAAAATGATGTAAACCTTAAAGCCATCGGAAGTTCAACGCCAACTGCAATCAAGCGTTCGACAATTGTTTCGATGAAGCAAAACGAAGAATCTTTAATGCCAAAGTTTCCATTACAAAAACAAGAAATCGTTGATTTAGTGGAGTATTTAGGGACTTTGAAGAAACAATAA
- a CDS encoding C40 family peptidase, which yields MKLNHQSKFIILSFCYLFTLTALAQSIKPTNPPQNQIPQAQTTKPTVYSIIEQVRKKHAPDKRVAYFQVELDSNRIIGKTNLPAAKKDLLNRLKSNGYVLLDAVKLLPDNELLENRNCGIANISVLNLRSQPKESAELASQALLGTPLKVLDKERNWYLIQTPDNYIGWADGSTFARITLAQFDRYQANKFVMFTKPYGFSYAQADDNAQTISDLTWGNLLAVKDTLQDFYEVLYPDGRSAFVLKKETIGHQEWKQSVKATEQNLVNTAFKMQGLPYLWGGTSWKGIDCSGFTRMVYQSNGILLPRDASQQVWAGEEVPFDSLQVGDLLFFGEKATSEKAERVVHVGMWLGNKEFIHSSGMVKISSFDEHSPRYDAHNAGRYLRARRILGNEKGIVSLKK from the coding sequence ATGAAACTTAACCATCAAAGTAAATTTATAATACTGAGTTTTTGCTATTTATTTACACTTACGGCATTAGCTCAAAGCATCAAACCTACAAATCCTCCTCAAAACCAAATCCCTCAAGCTCAAACAACTAAACCAACGGTTTATTCAATTATCGAACAAGTGCGTAAAAAACATGCACCTGATAAACGAGTAGCTTACTTTCAGGTAGAATTAGATTCTAATCGAATTATTGGTAAAACTAATTTGCCCGCAGCTAAAAAAGATTTATTAAATCGTTTAAAATCAAATGGTTATGTATTGCTTGATGCGGTAAAGCTATTGCCAGATAATGAGTTGCTTGAAAATCGTAATTGTGGAATTGCCAATATTTCGGTGCTAAACCTACGAAGCCAGCCTAAAGAGTCGGCCGAGTTGGCCTCTCAAGCATTACTCGGAACGCCGCTCAAAGTGCTCGACAAAGAACGTAATTGGTATTTGATTCAAACGCCTGATAACTACATTGGCTGGGCCGATGGCTCGACTTTTGCACGCATAACGCTAGCTCAGTTTGACCGCTATCAGGCAAATAAATTTGTAATGTTTACCAAGCCTTACGGTTTTTCTTATGCCCAAGCCGATGATAATGCTCAAACCATTTCTGACCTAACTTGGGGAAATCTTTTAGCGGTCAAAGATACCTTACAAGATTTTTACGAAGTACTTTATCCTGACGGTCGTAGTGCATTTGTTTTAAAAAAGGAAACTATTGGCCACCAAGAATGGAAACAATCCGTGAAAGCTACTGAGCAAAATCTAGTAAATACAGCTTTCAAAATGCAAGGTTTGCCTTATTTGTGGGGTGGAACTTCTTGGAAAGGCATTGATTGTAGTGGTTTTACACGAATGGTCTATCAATCAAATGGAATTTTATTACCGCGTGATGCTTCGCAACAAGTTTGGGCAGGAGAGGAAGTGCCTTTTGATAGTCTGCAAGTAGGTGATTTGTTGTTTTTTGGCGAAAAAGCTACCTCCGAAAAAGCCGAGCGTGTAGTTCACGTAGGTATGTGGTTAGGAAACAAAGAGTTTATTCATTCTTCAGGTATGGTAAAGATTAGTAGTTTCGATGAACATTCACCCCGTTATGATGCCCATAATGCCGGTAGATATTTACGTGCTAGAAGAATTTTAGGCAATGAAAAGGGGATAGTTTCACTCAAAAAATAA
- the metK gene encoding methionine adenosyltransferase, whose product MPYLFTSESVSEGHPDKVADQISDALIDNFMAFDPTSKVACETLVTTGQVVLAGEVKTKTYLDVQSIARDVIRKIGYTKSEYMFEANSCGILSAIHDQSADINQGVDRKTADDFESKANAQGAGDQGMMFGYATRETENYMPLALDLAHTILQEMSYIRNNEPSLIGYLRPDAKSQVTIEYSDDNVPQRIDTIVVSTQHDDFAEDETMLAKIKEDVINIVIPRVKAKLKPELQALFNDQITYHINPTGKFVIGGPHGDTGLTGRKIIVDTYGGKGAHGGGAFSGKDPSKVDRSAAYATRHVAKNLVAAGLCDEVLVQVSYAIGVAKPCGLFVTTYGTAKVDMTDGEIAQKVAEIFDMRPYAIEQRLKLRNPIYSETAAYGHMGRKNEVVTKTFKSPDGSEITKEVELFTWEKLDYVDAVKAAFGL is encoded by the coding sequence ATGCCTTATTTATTCACTTCTGAATCTGTATCGGAAGGGCACCCAGACAAAGTAGCCGACCAAATTTCAGACGCCCTCATTGATAATTTCATGGCGTTTGACCCAACCTCTAAAGTTGCTTGTGAAACACTTGTAACAACCGGACAAGTGGTATTGGCAGGTGAGGTAAAAACAAAAACATATTTAGATGTTCAAAGCATTGCTCGTGATGTAATCCGTAAGATTGGTTATACAAAATCGGAGTATATGTTTGAGGCAAATTCTTGTGGAATCCTTTCAGCTATTCACGACCAATCGGCTGATATCAACCAAGGTGTTGACCGCAAAACTGCCGATGATTTCGAATCAAAAGCTAATGCACAAGGTGCTGGTGACCAAGGTATGATGTTTGGTTATGCTACTCGCGAAACCGAAAACTATATGCCTTTGGCTTTAGATTTGGCACACACGATTCTTCAAGAAATGTCGTACATACGTAATAACGAACCTTCATTGATTGGTTATTTACGTCCTGATGCAAAATCACAAGTAACAATCGAATATTCTGATGATAACGTTCCGCAAAGAATTGATACTATCGTAGTTTCTACGCAGCACGATGATTTTGCTGAAGACGAAACGATGTTAGCAAAAATCAAAGAAGATGTAATCAATATCGTTATTCCAAGAGTAAAAGCTAAGTTGAAACCTGAGTTACAAGCTCTGTTCAATGACCAAATTACTTATCATATTAATCCAACTGGTAAATTTGTAATCGGTGGCCCACACGGAGATACAGGTTTGACAGGTCGTAAAATCATCGTTGATACATACGGTGGTAAAGGTGCTCACGGTGGTGGTGCATTCTCTGGAAAAGACCCATCAAAAGTTGACCGTTCGGCAGCTTATGCTACTCGCCACGTTGCTAAAAACTTGGTTGCTGCTGGCCTTTGCGATGAAGTACTTGTACAAGTTTCTTACGCAATTGGTGTAGCAAAACCTTGTGGTTTGTTTGTAACAACTTATGGCACTGCTAAAGTTGATATGACTGACGGTGAAATTGCACAAAAAGTAGCTGAAATCTTCGATATGCGTCCGTACGCTATTGAGCAACGCTTAAAATTACGTAACCCAATCTATTCAGAAACAGCGGCTTATGGCCACATGGGACGTAAAAACGAAGTTGTTACAAAAACTTTCAAGAGCCCAGATGGTAGCGAGATAACTAAAGAAGTTGAGCTATTTACATGGGAAAAACTTGACTACGTTGACGCCGTAAAAGCTGCGTTTGGTTTGTAA
- a CDS encoding ABC transporter ATP-binding protein, whose translation MSLLQISHLHKSFAGVKAVNDISITLEKGKILAILGESGSGKTTLLHLIAALYEPDEGTLTLAGERITPPSEKLIAGHPDIKLVRQDYGLFPNISIRENIAYELRYYVEDYRNERVDKLLQISGLEHVQHHLPRQVSGGEQQRAVIARAIAEEPKLLLMDEPFSHLDAVNKRRLKEEVLNLIKAEGVSCIFVTHDVADAYGMADVLMIMQRGSMLQIGNPEEVYKNPANQYVAEITGEINPILPFLHKEISNVSIKFIRPEQIYFKPDSDLRATVENIRFLGAYYEIILKNPQSLLKMYSFEKFNIGEDIGIEIKV comes from the coding sequence ATGTCATTGCTTCAAATTAGTCATTTACATAAATCATTTGCTGGCGTAAAGGCGGTAAACGATATTTCAATTACGCTCGAAAAAGGAAAGATTTTGGCAATTTTGGGCGAAAGTGGCTCGGGTAAAACGACACTGCTTCATTTAATTGCTGCCCTCTACGAACCTGATGAAGGTACGCTAACTTTAGCGGGTGAACGAATTACGCCTCCATCAGAAAAATTAATTGCTGGGCACCCCGATATTAAGTTGGTGAGGCAAGATTATGGACTTTTTCCGAATATTTCCATCAGAGAGAATATTGCTTATGAATTACGCTATTATGTAGAAGATTATAGAAATGAGCGTGTTGATAAATTGCTCCAAATTAGTGGATTAGAACATGTGCAACATCACCTTCCAAGGCAAGTTTCGGGTGGAGAACAACAACGTGCCGTCATTGCTCGAGCCATAGCGGAAGAACCCAAGCTTTTGTTGATGGACGAGCCATTTAGCCACCTCGATGCTGTAAACAAACGTAGGCTGAAAGAGGAAGTGCTAAATTTAATTAAAGCCGAGGGAGTTAGTTGTATTTTCGTCACACACGATGTGGCCGATGCCTACGGAATGGCTGATGTATTGATGATTATGCAACGAGGAAGTATGTTACAAATCGGAAATCCAGAAGAAGTTTATAAAAATCCAGCTAATCAATATGTGGCAGAAATAACTGGAGAGATAAACCCAATTTTGCCCTTTTTGCATAAGGAAATATCTAATGTAAGTATAAAATTTATCCGTCCTGAACAAATTTATTTTAAACCTGATTCAGATTTAAGGGCAACCGTAGAAAATATCAGGTTTTTAGGTGCTTACTATGAGATTATTTTGAAAAATCCACAAAGTCTATTGAAAATGTATAGTTTTGAAAAATTTAACATAGGTGAAGACATAGGAATTGAAATTAAAGTATGA
- a CDS encoding NUDIX hydrolase, whose product MLELYKQQTKCLVALDSIIFGFDGAELKLLLVKRGVQTDHDTWSLMGGWLKSEESLDQAAERILFELTGVTGIYLEQLSAFGDPKRDPIERTVAVAYYALVNVKDYETKISDTHHAQWFSMQDLPELLFDHQEMIKMAIERLRYKAAFHPIGFELMPEKFTIPQILNLYEAIYGSNFDKRNFSRKILSTGLLVKLKEKQKGFSKKGAFLYTLDGDKYKKHSDSFLNFIPNPEGLV is encoded by the coding sequence ATGTTAGAACTTTACAAACAACAAACTAAATGCTTAGTGGCACTCGACTCAATCATCTTTGGATTCGATGGAGCTGAGTTAAAGCTACTTTTGGTTAAACGAGGCGTACAAACCGACCACGATACTTGGTCGTTGATGGGGGGATGGCTAAAATCTGAAGAAAGCCTCGATCAAGCTGCCGAACGCATTTTGTTTGAACTAACAGGTGTAACTGGTATCTATTTGGAGCAGCTTTCTGCATTTGGCGATCCCAAACGTGACCCCATCGAACGCACAGTTGCGGTGGCTTATTATGCTTTGGTAAATGTCAAAGATTATGAAACTAAGATTTCTGATACCCACCATGCACAATGGTTTTCGATGCAAGACCTACCCGAATTACTCTTTGACCACCAAGAAATGATTAAAATGGCCATCGAACGCCTGAGATATAAAGCAGCTTTTCACCCGATTGGCTTTGAACTAATGCCCGAAAAATTTACGATTCCGCAAATCCTTAATTTGTATGAAGCCATTTACGGAAGTAATTTCGATAAACGTAACTTTAGTCGAAAAATTCTTTCGACAGGACTTTTGGTAAAATTGAAAGAAAAACAAAAGGGATTCTCTAAAAAAGGGGCTTTTTTATATACACTTGACGGAGATAAATATAAAAAACACAGCGATTCTTTCTTAAATTTTATTCCAAATCCTGAAGGGCTGGTTTAA